The following coding sequences lie in one Paramisgurnus dabryanus chromosome 16, PD_genome_1.1, whole genome shotgun sequence genomic window:
- the mchr2b gene encoding melanin concentrating hormone receptor 2b: MNFTGIFCDSDLTNSSNSSCVNRTVPSYSVIDIASFMHIFPTVYGILCSVGALANGLVIYAVASCKKKMVSDIYVLNLAIADLLFLLVMPFNIHQLVRDRQWVFGHFMCKAVVVVDVSNQFTTVGIVTVLCIDRYVAIVHPTSEKRTIQWTIIINIMVWVGSFLLSIPVMIYATVVSTQHMHMCMINLDGPSDMYWYTLYQSTLGFIVPLIIISTFYTLTLYHVFRSIRRVKRKQSVWAKRATKTVVMVIVLFLVCWSPYHVIQVINLSIRQPTSAFVYAYNISICLSYSHSCINPLMLLVFAQNYRDRLCRRSELITASKTTAGSSVSPDTSHRCTAI; this comes from the exons ATGAACTTCACCGGCATTTTTTGCGATTCTGATCTCACGAACTCATCAAACTCCTCGTGCGTAAACCGAACCGTGCCGTCATACAGCGTGATTGACATCGCGTCTTTCATGCACATCTTCCCAACCGTTTACGGCATCCTGTGTTCAGTGGGAGCGCTGGCCAATGGTTTGGTTATCTATGCTGTGGCATCATGTAAGAAGAAGATGGTCTCCGACATTTACGTGCTCAACTTGGCCATCGCTGATCTGCTTTTCTTATTGGTGATGCCCTTTAACATCCATCAGCTGGTCAGGGACAGACAGTGGGTCTTTGGGCACTTCATGTGCAAAGCTGTGGTTGTGGTGGACGTCAGTAACCAGTTTACCACAGTGGGGATAGTTACTGTCCTCTGCATTGACAG GTACGTTGCCATTGTACATCCCACATCAGAGAAGAGGACCATTCAATGGACCATCATCATCAACATTATGGTGTGGGTGGGCAGTTTTCTTTTAAGCATTCCTGTCATGATTTACGCCACAGTGGTCTCCACACAGCACATGCACATGTGTATGATTAACTTGGATGGGCCAAGCGATATGTATTGGTACACACTGTATCAGTCCACGCTAGGTTTCATCGTCCCTCTCATTATCATCAGCACATTTTACACTCTGACGTTGTACCACGTGTTTCGCTCCATCCGACGTGTCAAACGCAAGCAGTCCGTGTGGGCCAAACGTGCCACTAAGACGGTCGTGATGGTCATCGTTCTCTTCCTAGTCTGCTGGTCTCCCTACCACGTCATTCAGGTCATCAATCTCAGCATCCGGCAGCCCACCAGCGCCTTTGTCTATGCGTATAACATAAGCATCTGTTTGAGTTACTCGCACAGCTGCATCAATCCTCTCATGCTGCTCGTCTTCGCTCAGAACTACCGTGACCGACTCTGCCGTCGCAGTGAGCTGATCACCGCCTCCAAGACCACCGCCGGATCGAGCGTCAGCCCGGACACCAGTCATCGGTGTACCGCTATCTAA
- the tspan17 gene encoding tetraspanin-17 isoform X2, which produces MRRFGRWWRILRSCYKLTAILSDPQGVLSNLSSITDLGGFDPVWLFIVVGGVMFILGFAGCIGALRENTILLKFFSVFLGLIFFLELTAGILAFVFKDWIKDQLNFFINNNVKAYRDDIDLQNLIDFAQEYWSCCGAHGPNDWNLNIYFNCTDLNPSRERCGVPFSCCVKDPAEDVLNTQCGYDVRLQGELDQQRYIYTKGCVGQFEKWLQDNLIIVAGIFVGIALLQIFGICLAQNLVSDIRAVKANW; this is translated from the exons ATGCGAAGGTTTGGCAGGTGGTGGAGGATTTTAAGGTCATGCTATAAACTCACTGCAATTCTGTCTGATCCACAGGGAGTGCTGTCAAACCTTTCCTCCATCACAGATCTGGGCGGTTTCGACCCTGTATGGCTCTTTATCGTGGTAGGGGGGGTAATGTTCATCCTCGGATTCGCCGGATGCATTGGTGCGCTCCGGGAAAACACAATCCTGCTCAAATTT ttttccgTGTTTCTGGGTCTCATCTTTTTCCTTGAGCTCACTGCTGGAATTTTAGCCTTTGTGTTTAAAGATTGGATCAAAGACCAGCTGAACTTCTTTATCAACAACAATGTTAAAGCGTATCGAGATGACATCGATCTTCAGAATCTCATTGACTTTGCTCAAGAATAT TGGTCGTGTTGCGGTGCTCACGGGCCGAACGACTGGAATCTGAACATCTACTTCAACTGCACGGATTTAAACCCCAGTCGAGAGAGATGTGGCGTTCCTTTCTCGTGTTGTGTCAAAGATCCTGCG GAGGATGTCTTGAATACACAGTGTGGCTATGATGTCCGGCTTCAAGGG GAGCTGGACCAGCAGAGGTACATCTACACCAAAGGTTGTGTGGGACAGTTTGAAAAGTGGCTTCAGGACAATCTCATCATTGTGGCTGGGATTTTCGTGGGTATCGCATTATTACAG ATTTTTGGGATCTGTCTGGCTCAAAACCTTGTGAGTGACATCAGAGCGGTGAAAGCAAACTGGTGA